A stretch of Myceligenerans xiligouense DNA encodes these proteins:
- a CDS encoding FHA domain-containing protein → MTDPSGQPHPGPDPTTTTANLGRVVFPTGDDAAAGRTALSPEEAAAVAALPRHSALLVVQRGPGFGARFLLDTERCVAGRSEQADIFLDDVTVSRKHAEFVRDGDTFTVRDIGSLNGTYVNRERIDGAVLSTGDEVQIGKFRLTFHASPQASAQPFLGVHQR, encoded by the coding sequence ATGACCGACCCCAGTGGCCAGCCTCATCCGGGCCCCGATCCCACGACGACCACGGCCAATCTCGGCCGTGTCGTCTTCCCGACCGGCGACGACGCCGCCGCGGGACGGACCGCCCTCAGCCCCGAGGAGGCGGCTGCGGTCGCCGCGCTGCCTCGTCACTCCGCCCTGCTCGTCGTGCAGCGCGGCCCCGGCTTCGGAGCCCGTTTCCTCCTGGACACCGAGCGGTGCGTGGCCGGGCGCAGCGAACAGGCGGACATCTTTCTCGACGACGTCACGGTCTCCCGCAAGCACGCCGAGTTCGTGCGCGACGGCGACACCTTCACGGTGCGTGACATCGGTTCGCTGAACGGCACGTACGTCAACCGGGAACGGATCGACGGTGCCGTGCTCTCCACGGGGGACGAGGTGCAGATCGGCAAGTTCCGTCTCACCTTCCACGCCAGCCCGCAGGCCTCGGCGCAGCCCTTCCTTGGGGTGCACCAGCGGTGA
- a CDS encoding PH domain-containing protein: MGIPGDNGDHHGERDRDRGEPGRGGPDPARYRTFRGRFTTPTAWFMGAALAVGCVFVALVAEGPGAGSTLNQVSTIVVGLIFALVTVRFAAVRAEPDRAGLTVVNYGRRRRLDWAEIVAVRFGSGDPWVHLDLADGTVLAVMAVQRADGEHGMNEARRLVGLIAEHGEAADPDPGRSPDG; this comes from the coding sequence GTGGGCATCCCCGGGGACAACGGCGACCATCACGGTGAACGCGACCGTGACCGGGGAGAACCGGGGCGGGGCGGGCCGGACCCGGCTCGCTACCGCACGTTCCGGGGGCGGTTCACCACACCGACGGCGTGGTTCATGGGTGCGGCCCTCGCGGTCGGGTGCGTCTTCGTGGCTCTGGTCGCGGAGGGCCCGGGCGCCGGCAGCACCCTCAACCAGGTGTCGACCATCGTCGTCGGGCTGATCTTCGCCCTGGTCACGGTCCGGTTCGCCGCGGTGCGCGCCGAACCGGACCGGGCCGGGCTGACGGTCGTGAACTACGGGCGCCGACGGCGCCTGGACTGGGCCGAGATCGTCGCCGTGCGGTTCGGGTCAGGGGACCCGTGGGTGCACCTCGACCTGGCCGACGGGACCGTGCTCGCCGTCATGGCCGTCCAGCGGGCCGACGGCGAGCACGGCATGAACGAGGCGAGACGCCTCGTCGGGCTCATCGCCGAGCACGGTGAGGCCGCGGACCCCGATCCTGGTCGTTCTCCCGACGGCTGA
- a CDS encoding DUF881 domain-containing protein has product MNAAPGPRPRPDASMTLLNEVMKRPLDPGYAAAARRRAERRAAGESTEPRVPAHVVAMLVAVGLGMIVTVAVLHLRAPQPAATQARSLLADQVVERSLQIESLTDRSVALAAAVDELENAGTLPSSLREANDRDKLTNGTTAVSGPGLVVTLTDGGLADDEGDQRVWDTDLQFVVNALWASGAEAIAVGGERLTAVSAIRSAGDAILVDLQPLNGPSYRVEAIGDPEKLQVEFARSSGPAYLQVLGTQGIESGVQSAEELLLPAGRPQTLRWAAQPGPGSGGPEPGDEESGGPEPGGAEPDGTRNESPAGSRSPGTDPDDPDDTAQQDDTAKDGA; this is encoded by the coding sequence ATGAACGCCGCACCCGGGCCCCGGCCTCGTCCCGACGCCTCCATGACCCTCCTCAACGAGGTCATGAAACGTCCGCTCGACCCCGGCTACGCCGCCGCCGCCCGGCGCCGGGCGGAGCGCCGAGCCGCCGGAGAGAGCACGGAACCCCGTGTCCCGGCCCACGTGGTGGCCATGCTCGTGGCCGTCGGCCTCGGCATGATCGTCACCGTCGCCGTCCTGCACCTGCGCGCCCCGCAGCCCGCCGCCACCCAGGCTCGCTCCCTGCTCGCCGATCAGGTCGTCGAGCGCAGCCTGCAGATCGAGAGCCTCACGGACCGGTCCGTCGCGCTCGCCGCCGCGGTCGACGAGCTGGAGAACGCCGGCACCCTGCCCAGTTCGCTGCGTGAGGCCAACGACCGGGACAAGCTCACCAACGGCACCACCGCCGTCAGCGGGCCCGGACTCGTGGTCACCCTGACGGACGGCGGGCTCGCCGACGACGAGGGCGACCAGCGGGTGTGGGACACCGACCTGCAGTTCGTGGTGAACGCCCTGTGGGCCTCGGGCGCCGAGGCGATCGCCGTCGGCGGCGAGCGCCTCACGGCGGTCAGTGCCATCCGCAGCGCCGGTGACGCGATCCTGGTCGACCTGCAGCCCCTCAACGGGCCCTCCTACCGGGTCGAGGCGATCGGCGACCCGGAGAAGCTCCAGGTCGAGTTCGCCCGTTCCAGCGGCCCGGCGTACCTTCAGGTGCTCGGCACCCAGGGGATCGAGTCGGGTGTCCAGAGCGCCGAGGAACTGCTCCTGCCCGCCGGGCGGCCCCAGACACTGCGCTGGGCCGCGCAACCCGGGCCCGGATCCGGCGGCCCCGAGCCCGGTGACGAGGAATCAGGCGGCCCCGAGCCTGGCGGGGCGGAGCCCGACGGGACGCGGAACGAGTCGCCGGCCGGTTCGCGGAGCCCCGGCACGGACCCGGACGACCCGGACGACACAGCGCAGCAGGACGACACAGCGAAGGACGGAGCATGA
- a CDS encoding DEAD/DEAH box helicase: MPVAALTTPAPETPAEPATEPATEPTATEPAATEPTATAPAEPEQRFDDLPLPAALLDASRDLGFSTPSDIQAAAIPPLLNGRDITGVAQTGTGKTAAFGLPLLAAVDPQADVTRGHVQALVLAPTRELAMQVADAIESFATHLPGVRVLPVYGGAPYVPQQRALRDGVHVVVGTPGRVMDHMERGSLVLDDVKFLVLDEADEMLRMGFAEDVEKIFSTAPRERQVALFSATMPPAIRKVADQHLNDPVEIAVTRQSSTVTSVRQTYAVVPFRHKTSSLVRVLATSDADAAIVFTRTRGAAEDVGSALLERGISAATISGDVAQKDREKIVERLRSGALDVLVATDVAARGLDVDRIGLVVNFDLPREPEAYVHRIGRTGRAGRTGKALTFVTPNERGLLRRIERTVRTRLEEADIPSPRDVSAHKFADLLKQVPARREAGRLDLYAGMLRTYLGGLTTAAGDTTAEPAADATPGTTETTETTADDTTTPAVSRPAPAGADEEIIQIAAALAAMAVGDDGPRLRAEQEEYEREQAQARSATTRRVTHDAARHDRSGERTGYRDRPGRGPRDHGRSGTRYRLAVGHTHGVNPGGIVGALTNEGGLTGSDVGKIDIFGSFSLVDISASLDEPTMDRLGRARVAGRALRIQVDRGAPARRSSSDDERRGGFSRRENDQDRGPRPHRARR; encoded by the coding sequence ATGCCCGTTGCTGCCTTGACCACCCCTGCGCCCGAAACGCCGGCCGAACCGGCGACCGAACCGGCGACCGAACCCACCGCGACCGAGCCTGCGGCGACCGAACCCACGGCGACCGCCCCGGCCGAGCCGGAGCAGCGGTTCGACGACCTGCCCCTGCCCGCCGCGCTCCTGGACGCATCGCGCGACCTGGGCTTCTCCACGCCGTCGGACATCCAGGCGGCCGCGATCCCGCCGCTGCTGAACGGCCGCGACATCACCGGCGTCGCGCAGACCGGCACCGGCAAGACCGCGGCGTTCGGCCTGCCGCTGCTGGCCGCCGTCGACCCGCAGGCCGACGTCACCCGCGGACACGTGCAGGCGCTCGTGCTCGCCCCCACCCGCGAACTGGCCATGCAGGTCGCCGACGCGATTGAGTCCTTCGCCACCCACCTGCCCGGCGTCCGGGTCCTGCCCGTGTACGGCGGCGCCCCCTACGTGCCCCAGCAGCGGGCCCTGCGCGACGGCGTGCACGTCGTGGTCGGCACCCCCGGCCGCGTCATGGACCACATGGAGCGCGGCTCGCTCGTGCTCGACGACGTGAAGTTCCTCGTCCTGGACGAGGCCGACGAGATGCTTCGCATGGGCTTCGCCGAGGACGTCGAGAAGATCTTCTCCACCGCACCCCGCGAGCGTCAGGTCGCCCTGTTCTCCGCGACCATGCCGCCCGCCATCCGCAAGGTCGCCGACCAGCACCTCAACGACCCGGTCGAGATCGCCGTCACCCGGCAGTCCTCCACCGTGACGTCCGTCCGCCAGACGTACGCAGTGGTCCCCTTCCGGCACAAGACCAGTTCGCTCGTGCGCGTCCTGGCCACCTCCGACGCCGACGCCGCGATCGTGTTCACCCGCACCCGCGGCGCCGCCGAGGACGTGGGCTCCGCGCTCCTCGAGCGCGGCATCTCCGCCGCGACCATCTCCGGTGACGTGGCGCAGAAGGACCGCGAGAAGATCGTCGAGCGCCTGCGCTCCGGCGCCCTGGACGTCCTGGTCGCCACCGACGTCGCCGCCCGCGGCCTCGACGTCGACCGCATCGGCCTCGTCGTGAACTTCGACCTGCCGCGCGAGCCCGAGGCCTACGTGCACCGCATCGGCCGCACCGGCCGCGCGGGCCGCACGGGAAAGGCCCTCACCTTCGTCACCCCCAACGAGCGCGGCCTCCTGCGCCGCATCGAACGCACCGTCCGCACCCGCCTCGAGGAGGCGGACATCCCCTCCCCCCGCGACGTGTCCGCGCACAAGTTCGCCGACCTCCTGAAGCAGGTCCCCGCCCGGCGCGAGGCCGGCCGCCTCGACCTGTACGCCGGCATGCTGCGCACCTACCTCGGCGGGCTCACGACCGCGGCCGGCGACACCACCGCAGAACCCGCCGCGGACGCCACCCCCGGAACCACCGAGACCACCGAGACCACCGCGGACGACACCACGACGCCCGCCGTGAGCCGGCCCGCGCCGGCCGGCGCGGACGAGGAGATCATCCAGATCGCGGCGGCGCTCGCGGCGATGGCGGTCGGCGACGACGGCCCGCGCCTGCGTGCCGAGCAGGAGGAGTACGAGCGCGAGCAGGCGCAGGCCAGGTCGGCCACGACCCGGCGGGTGACGCACGACGCCGCACGGCACGACCGGTCCGGCGAGCGCACGGGCTACCGGGACCGTCCGGGCCGCGGCCCGCGCGACCACGGCCGGTCGGGCACCCGGTACCGCCTCGCGGTGGGCCACACGCACGGGGTGAACCCGGGGGGCATCGTGGGCGCACTGACCAACGAGGGCGGCCTGACCGGTTCCGACGTCGGCAAGATCGACATCTTCGGGTCCTTCTCCCTGGTCGACATCAGCGCCTCGCTCGACGAGCCCACCATGGACCGGCTCGGCCGGGCGCGTGTGGCGGGCCGGGCACTGCGCATCCAGGTGGACCGGGGCGCTCCGGCGCGCCGGAGCAGCTCCGACGACGAGCGCCGGGGCGGCTTCAGCCGTCGGGAGAACGACCAGGATCGGGGTCCGCGGCCTCACCGTGCTCGGCGATGA
- a CDS encoding phosphoribosyl-ATP diphosphatase — MKTFESLFAELSEKAATRPAGSGTVAQLDAGVHAIGKKVVEEAAEVWMAAEYQSDAATAEEISQLLYHLQVIMLAKGLTLEDVYAHL, encoded by the coding sequence GTGAAGACCTTCGAGTCCCTGTTCGCCGAGCTCTCCGAGAAGGCTGCGACCCGTCCGGCCGGGTCGGGCACCGTGGCGCAGCTGGACGCCGGCGTGCATGCCATCGGCAAGAAGGTGGTGGAGGAGGCGGCCGAGGTGTGGATGGCCGCCGAGTACCAGTCGGACGCCGCCACGGCCGAGGAGATCTCCCAGCTGCTCTACCACCTGCAGGTGATCATGCTCGCGAAGGGTCTCACCCTGGAGGACGTGTACGCGCATCTGTAG
- a CDS encoding small basic family protein, which translates to MIPVIGLVVGVVAGLILQPTVPVALQPYLPIAVVAALDALAGGLRAALEGMFDDRVFLTSFLFNILIAAFIVFLGDQLGVGSQLSTAVVVVLGIRIFSNAASIRRNIFKA; encoded by the coding sequence ATGATCCCAGTCATCGGCCTCGTGGTCGGCGTCGTCGCCGGCCTCATCCTGCAACCCACGGTGCCGGTGGCGTTGCAGCCCTACCTGCCGATCGCCGTCGTCGCCGCGCTCGACGCCCTGGCGGGCGGCCTGCGTGCCGCCCTCGAGGGGATGTTCGACGACCGGGTCTTCCTCACCTCGTTCCTCTTCAACATTCTCATCGCCGCGTTCATCGTGTTCCTCGGCGACCAGCTCGGAGTCGGTTCGCAGCTCTCCACGGCGGTCGTGGTGGTCCTCGGGATCCGGATCTTCTCCAACGCCGCCTCCATCCGCCGCAACATCTTCAAGGCCTGA
- a CDS encoding DUF881 domain-containing protein: MNDEHQKGPVPDRDDAAETEPHEPAAVKPPEPESAGAGSGEAPPADEALVPPGGDGEYPEDAPAASRTSATDEASGPENAPGDEAEPEPGREPSEDPAASAAAASSRPATGTREAGAGEAASALPHAGDTDAPGGTEGSGDPDAPGDSDSDSEGDGNDDGGGNDDGDGEGGGDGNDGDVPPRRAGGTRRLWEVFRPRNRRAEYITAALCIAFGFALAVQVAQSTGDQLASLRQDELVRLLDEVTQRGEQLDEEVANLTEARDDLLSADGQDRAARELARQRAEYEGILSGRLPAEGPGVVVEIQAGPGTLTASSMFNMLEELRNAGVEAQQVNDVRIVTSSHFEETVDEEPRILLDGRLLEPPYTWVAIGDPETVDRALEIPGGALPTLRDAGASAEVTRREHVVVDATRAPADPEHAEPSEE, from the coding sequence ATGAACGACGAACACCAGAAGGGCCCGGTGCCGGACCGGGACGACGCCGCGGAGACGGAGCCGCACGAGCCCGCCGCGGTGAAGCCACCCGAGCCGGAGAGCGCCGGGGCGGGGTCGGGCGAGGCGCCGCCGGCCGACGAAGCCCTCGTGCCCCCGGGGGGCGACGGGGAGTACCCCGAGGACGCCCCCGCGGCGTCGCGGACCTCGGCGACCGACGAAGCCTCGGGACCCGAGAACGCGCCCGGCGACGAGGCGGAGCCCGAGCCTGGGCGGGAGCCATCCGAGGATCCGGCGGCTTCCGCGGCCGCCGCTTCCTCACGTCCCGCGACCGGTACCCGCGAGGCCGGCGCCGGCGAGGCCGCGTCCGCGCTTCCGCATGCCGGTGACACGGACGCTCCTGGCGGCACGGAGGGTTCCGGTGACCCGGACGCTCCTGGCGACAGCGACAGCGACAGCGAGGGCGACGGGAACGACGACGGCGGCGGGAACGACGACGGCGACGGTGAGGGCGGCGGCGACGGGAACGACGGTGACGTCCCGCCCCGGCGCGCCGGAGGGACGCGGCGGCTCTGGGAGGTGTTCCGGCCGCGCAACCGGCGCGCCGAGTACATCACCGCCGCGCTGTGCATCGCGTTCGGCTTCGCCCTCGCGGTACAGGTGGCGCAGTCCACCGGCGACCAGCTCGCGTCGCTGCGGCAGGACGAGCTCGTTCGCCTGCTCGACGAGGTCACGCAGCGCGGCGAGCAGCTCGACGAGGAGGTCGCCAACCTGACCGAGGCGCGCGACGACCTGCTGTCGGCCGACGGCCAGGACCGCGCGGCGCGTGAGCTGGCCCGGCAGCGCGCCGAGTACGAGGGCATCCTGTCCGGCCGCCTGCCGGCCGAGGGCCCCGGCGTCGTCGTCGAGATCCAGGCCGGACCCGGGACGCTCACGGCCTCGAGCATGTTCAACATGCTCGAGGAGCTGCGCAACGCGGGCGTGGAGGCTCAGCAGGTCAACGACGTGAGGATCGTCACCAGCAGCCACTTCGAGGAGACGGTCGACGAGGAGCCGCGCATCCTCCTGGACGGACGTCTGCTCGAGCCGCCGTACACGTGGGTGGCGATCGGCGATCCGGAGACGGTCGACCGCGCCCTGGAGATCCCGGGCGGAGCGCTGCCCACGCTGCGCGACGCCGGGGCGAGCGCGGAGGTGACCCGGCGGGAACACGTCGTCGTCGACGCCACCCGGGCCCCGGCCGACCCGGAGCATGCCGAACCGAGCGAAGAGTAG
- the ribB gene encoding 3,4-dihydroxy-2-butanone-4-phosphate synthase → MTAVVHDDVHARPTGQHPGHTVAAALDALRAGRPVLVADDASRENEVDVVLPAAHATTEWVAWTVRHSSGYLCAPLPAERADALGLPLMWENGEDPRHTAYTVSVDARGVGTGISAADRALTLRTLADPATVAGDLIRPGHVLPLRARPGGVLERRGHTEAAVDLVRLAGLDTGTGAVAGIAELVADDGDMLRYDDARRLAEAEGLVLVTVWDIVEHLERGADGTTPGEASAPAGTSPAPPAGDDTPREELRAVRVAEAFLPTVHGMFRVTSYRDTVTGAEHLALVPDTAVPDTAVPDPAVPAAAGAGSASAALVRMHSECLTGDALGSLRCDCGPQLAASLEAVSAAAAEGRPGAVVYLRGHEGRGIGLADKIAAYALQDGGLDTVDANASLGLPVDAREYGAAAAILGDLGIDRVELLTNNPAKTSGLRASGVDVVGRRALQVGAGPHNTTYLSTKRDRMGHMLEVAR, encoded by the coding sequence ATGACCGCCGTCGTCCACGATGACGTCCACGCCCGACCCACCGGGCAGCACCCCGGGCACACCGTCGCCGCCGCGCTGGACGCGCTGCGCGCCGGGCGGCCCGTCCTCGTCGCGGACGACGCCTCCCGCGAGAACGAGGTCGACGTCGTCCTGCCCGCCGCCCACGCGACCACCGAGTGGGTCGCTTGGACCGTCCGCCACTCGTCCGGCTACCTGTGCGCGCCCCTGCCGGCCGAGCGCGCCGACGCGCTCGGTCTGCCGCTGATGTGGGAGAACGGCGAGGACCCGCGCCACACCGCGTACACGGTGTCGGTCGACGCGCGCGGCGTGGGCACGGGGATCAGCGCGGCCGACCGCGCTCTGACGCTGCGCACGCTCGCCGACCCCGCCACCGTCGCCGGCGACCTCATCCGGCCGGGACACGTGCTGCCGCTGCGCGCCCGGCCCGGCGGGGTCCTGGAACGCCGCGGCCACACGGAGGCCGCCGTCGACCTCGTGCGGCTCGCCGGTCTCGACACCGGTACCGGCGCCGTCGCGGGGATCGCCGAACTCGTCGCCGACGACGGCGACATGCTCCGGTACGACGACGCCCGCCGGCTGGCCGAGGCCGAAGGACTGGTCCTGGTCACGGTCTGGGACATCGTCGAACACCTGGAGCGCGGCGCGGACGGCACGACCCCGGGCGAGGCCTCGGCGCCCGCCGGGACATCGCCCGCGCCGCCGGCCGGCGACGACACCCCCCGGGAGGAACTCCGAGCGGTCCGCGTGGCCGAGGCGTTCCTGCCCACGGTGCACGGCATGTTCCGGGTGACGTCCTACCGCGACACCGTCACGGGCGCCGAGCACCTGGCGCTCGTCCCCGACACCGCGGTCCCCGACACCGCCGTACCGGACCCGGCGGTGCCCGCTGCGGCGGGCGCGGGATCCGCGAGCGCGGCGCTGGTGCGGATGCACTCCGAGTGCCTGACGGGTGACGCGCTGGGTTCGCTGCGCTGCGACTGCGGGCCGCAGCTGGCGGCGTCCCTGGAGGCGGTCTCGGCGGCCGCGGCCGAGGGGCGGCCGGGTGCGGTGGTGTACCTGCGGGGGCACGAGGGCCGGGGGATCGGGCTGGCGGACAAGATCGCGGCGTACGCGTTGCAGGACGGCGGGCTGGACACGGTGGACGCGAACGCGTCGCTGGGTCTGCCGGTGGACGCGCGGGAGTACGGTGCCGCGGCGGCGATCCTGGGTGATCTGGGGATCGACCGGGTGGAGCTGCTGACGAACAACCCGGCGAAGACGTCGGGCCTGCGGGCGTCGGGGGTCGACGTCGTGGGGCGGCGGGCACTGCAGGTGGGTGCCGGACCGCACAACACGACGTATCTGAGTACGAAGCGGGATCGGATGGGACACATGCTGGAGGTGGCACGATGA
- the ribH gene encoding 6,7-dimethyl-8-ribityllumazine synthase — protein sequence MSGAGAPVLTVDGRGLHVVVVAASWHTQVMDGLLDGARRALRESGATWSEVRVPGSFELPVAAARVAGLPDGAAGDPSARRPDAVVALGVVIRGGTPHFDYVCSAATTGLVDVSVSTGIPVGFGLLTCDDEAQALDRAGLPGSREDKGHEAVQAAVATAVALR from the coding sequence ATGAGCGGAGCCGGAGCACCGGTGCTGACGGTGGACGGCCGGGGACTGCACGTGGTGGTGGTCGCGGCGAGCTGGCACACGCAGGTGATGGACGGGCTGCTGGACGGGGCCCGGCGGGCGCTGCGGGAGTCCGGGGCGACGTGGAGCGAGGTGCGGGTACCGGGGTCGTTCGAGCTGCCGGTGGCCGCCGCGCGGGTCGCGGGCCTGCCGGACGGCGCGGCGGGTGACCCGTCCGCGCGGCGACCGGACGCGGTGGTGGCGCTCGGTGTCGTGATCCGGGGTGGGACCCCTCACTTCGACTACGTGTGCTCGGCGGCGACCACGGGCCTCGTGGACGTGAGCGTGAGCACGGGTATCCCGGTCGGTTTCGGGCTCCTGACGTGCGACGACGAGGCGCAGGCGCTGGACCGGGCAGGGCTGCCGGGCAGCCGGGAGGACAAGGGCCACGAGGCTGTCCAGGCTGCGGTCGCCACGGCCGTGGCCCTGCGGTAG
- the hisG gene encoding ATP phosphoribosyltransferase, protein MLRIAVPNKGSLSEPASEMLREAGYRQRRSTRELVLADPGNGCEFFFLRPRDVAVYVGAGTVHAGITGRDLLLDSGANAVEHLALGFARSTFRFAAPVGTMREVGDISGRRVASSYTTLVADHLAKQGVEPAEVVHLDGAVESSVGLGVADLIADVVETGSTLRAAGLEVFGEPILTSEAVLIRQADAVAPPGVRTLTRRLEGVLTARSYVLMDYVVPNELLEQAVQVTPGFESPTVSPQHHRDASAVRVMVPREDTNRVMDALHDIGARAIIVTSIHASRM, encoded by the coding sequence ATGTTGCGTATCGCAGTCCCCAACAAGGGCTCCCTGTCGGAGCCCGCGTCCGAGATGCTGCGCGAGGCCGGGTACCGGCAGCGCCGCTCGACCCGTGAACTGGTGCTCGCCGATCCCGGGAACGGGTGCGAGTTCTTCTTCCTGCGTCCCCGGGACGTCGCCGTCTACGTGGGCGCCGGCACCGTGCATGCCGGGATCACAGGCCGTGACCTGCTGCTGGACTCGGGCGCGAACGCGGTCGAGCACCTGGCCCTGGGGTTCGCGAGGTCCACGTTCCGGTTCGCGGCGCCCGTCGGCACGATGCGGGAGGTGGGTGACATCTCGGGGCGCCGGGTGGCGTCGTCGTACACCACGCTCGTGGCGGACCACCTGGCGAAGCAGGGCGTCGAGCCCGCCGAGGTCGTCCACCTGGACGGTGCCGTGGAGAGCTCGGTCGGGCTCGGGGTCGCGGACCTCATCGCCGACGTCGTGGAGACCGGCAGCACGCTCCGGGCCGCGGGCCTGGAGGTGTTCGGCGAGCCGATCCTGACGAGCGAGGCCGTGCTGATCCGCCAGGCCGACGCCGTCGCGCCGCCCGGCGTGCGCACCCTGACGCGGCGTCTCGAGGGCGTGCTCACGGCCCGCTCCTACGTCCTGATGGACTACGTGGTGCCGAACGAGCTGCTGGAGCAGGCCGTGCAGGTCACGCCGGGCTTCGAGTCGCCGACGGTCTCGCCGCAGCACCACCGCGACGCGTCCGCGGTCCGCGTCATGGTGCCGCGTGAGGACACCAACCGCGTGATGGACGCCCTGCACGACATCGGTGCGCGCGCCATCATCGTGACGTCGATCCACGCCAGCCGCATGTAA
- a CDS encoding riboflavin synthase, with translation MFTGIVEETGTVRSLVHPDEADTDAILTVLAPLAASDARLGDSIAVDGVCLTVTHVTGADDATAASARTLTFEVMPETLRRSTLGALAPAARVNVERALPANGRLGGHVVQGHVDGTATLVARDPGPRWDELTFAGEPALLRYVAEKGSIALNGVSLTVTHVTDAPGASGASGEAGGGPGAPVRGTFGVSLIPTTLEATNLGELAPGSTVNVEVDVLAKYTERLMSATKLEVRP, from the coding sequence ATGTTCACCGGCATCGTCGAGGAGACCGGCACGGTCCGCTCCCTCGTCCATCCCGACGAGGCGGACACCGACGCGATACTCACCGTCCTCGCACCCCTGGCCGCGTCCGACGCCCGGCTCGGCGACTCGATCGCCGTCGACGGCGTCTGCCTCACCGTCACCCACGTGACCGGGGCCGACGACGCCACGGCGGCCTCGGCGCGCACCCTGACCTTCGAGGTCATGCCCGAGACCCTGCGCCGCAGCACCCTCGGCGCACTGGCCCCGGCGGCGCGCGTCAACGTCGAGCGCGCCCTGCCCGCGAACGGCCGCCTCGGCGGGCACGTCGTGCAGGGCCACGTGGACGGCACCGCCACGCTCGTCGCGCGGGACCCCGGCCCGCGCTGGGACGAGCTCACCTTCGCCGGAGAGCCGGCCCTGCTGCGCTACGTGGCCGAGAAGGGCTCCATCGCGCTCAACGGCGTCTCCCTGACCGTCACGCACGTCACCGACGCACCCGGGGCATCCGGGGCATCCGGCGAGGCCGGCGGCGGACCGGGCGCTCCGGTGCGGGGCACGTTCGGCGTGTCCCTCATCCCCACCACGCTCGAAGCCACCAACCTCGGCGAGCTCGCACCGGGATCGACCGTGAACGTCGAGGTGGATGTCCTCGCGAAGTACACCGAACGGCTGATGTCAGCCACGAAACTGGAGGTGCGGCCATGA
- a CDS encoding CDP-alcohol phosphatidyltransferase family protein — protein sequence MSRGQEISSRVLTVPNAISMVRLALVPVFAILIVAHEDALALVVLAVSGITDWLDGVLARSLHQISRLGQVLDPLADRLFIFVTLLGLTWREIVPIWLVAAILARDLVLALTVPVLARLGYGTLNVSQAGKVATFALLYAFPLLLLAESGGAVGTTAHVVGWAFTWWGVGLYWFAGAQYLVQVRRLAVGG from the coding sequence GTGTCCAGGGGACAAGAGATCAGCTCCCGGGTTCTCACCGTGCCCAACGCCATCAGCATGGTGCGCCTGGCACTCGTCCCCGTCTTCGCGATCCTGATCGTCGCGCACGAGGACGCCCTCGCGCTGGTGGTGCTGGCGGTCTCCGGCATCACGGACTGGCTCGACGGCGTGCTCGCCCGGTCGCTGCACCAGATCAGCCGCCTCGGGCAGGTGCTCGACCCGCTCGCCGACCGGCTCTTCATCTTCGTCACCCTGCTCGGACTGACCTGGCGTGAGATCGTGCCGATCTGGCTGGTCGCCGCCATCCTCGCGCGGGACCTCGTGCTCGCCCTCACCGTCCCGGTGCTCGCCCGTCTCGGCTACGGCACGCTCAACGTCAGTCAGGCCGGCAAGGTGGCGACCTTCGCCCTCCTGTACGCGTTCCCGCTGCTCCTGCTCGCCGAGTCCGGAGGCGCCGTCGGCACCACGGCCCACGTCGTCGGCTGGGCCTTCACCTGGTGGGGCGTCGGCCTGTACTGGTTCGCCGGGGCGCAGTACCTGGTGCAGGTACGGCGTCTGGCGGTCGGCGGATGA